The following are encoded together in the Apis mellifera strain DH4 linkage group LG4, Amel_HAv3.1, whole genome shotgun sequence genome:
- the LOC102654949 gene encoding uncharacterized protein LOC102654949: MEDSSEKQEEKVEMEDNCTLESRNENGLSVEKSVIDTESSNRINEQPEIDENEKNTECQNTECPQIIDENLNSSKSKETGMKAKRKIRSTRRKLNAMINNSSLHFSDTDSEGELTTINSQIKPLNNTEQKPIISVTSDIIESESSNYLSLDDKDFVKRNNFIENMTDVDEIYPSENEEKENQDHLKIVNTPFQTETDLEDLEGEDEVQSPIHLKPRSDIFCDYSGETITTKEGDGPFSVEVRNKIYGEDSSWNETCGATPDIVVMSNTDEEDMAVSGDEDEQEACCSQKELFEDLDVLVASQVIMKNINKMENLLTVKEISDDGTSDCHTDVEDVDTIE, translated from the coding sequence ATGGAAGATTCGAGTGAGAAACAAGAAGAGAAAGTGGAAATGGAAGATAATTGTACCTTGGAATCACGGAACGAGAATGGACTATCCGTAGAAAAGAGCGTGATCGATACAGAgtcttcgaatcgaattaacgAGCAACCAGAGattgatgaaaatgaaaaaaatactgaATGTCAGAATACAGAATGTCCGCAGATCATTGACGAAAATTTAAACTCGTCCAAATCGAAGGAGACTGGGATGAAAGCAAAGCGTAAAATAAGATCGACGCGTAGAAAATTGAACGCTATGATTAATAACTCGTCGTTACATTTCTCTGACACCGATTCAGAGGGAGAGTTAACCACGATTAATTCGCAAATCAAACCTTTGAATAACACGGAACAAAAACCGATTATTTCCGTGACATCTGACATCATAGAAAGTGAAAGctcgaattatttatcactGGATGATAAAGATTTCGTTAAgcgtaataatttcattgagaATATGACAGACGTGGACGAAATTTATCCAAGCGagaacgaagagaaagagaatcaaGATCACCTTAAGATTGTCAACACTCCTTTCCAAACAGAAACGGATCTTGAGGATCTCGAAGGCGAAGACGAAGTGCAATCACCTATTCATCTGAAACCAAGGTCTGATATATTTTGCGACTATAGCGGGGAAACGATCACGACTAAGGAAGGTGATGGACCGTTCTCCGTGGAAgtgcgaaataaaatatatggagAGGATAGTTCATGGAACGAGACTTGTGGCGCCACGCCAGACATTGTGGTTATGTCGAACACTGACGAAGAAGACATGGCTGTATCCGGGGACGAGGACGAGCAAGAAGCTTGTTGCAgtcaaaaagaattattcgaagATTTGGACGTTCTTGTTGCGTCTCaagttattatgaaaaatatcaataaaatggaGAACTTGTTAACTGTGAAAGAAATCAGTGATGACGGAACTAGCGATTGTCATACCGATGTAGAAGACGTTGATACGATTGAgtag
- the LOC406139 gene encoding ankyrin-3, with product MSVANILLQRDSKLDAQGKNDISPLHLACHYDHPNVANLLLEKGASPHLASQNGHTPLHIAARKNQMDIASTLLENGANANAESKAGFTPLHLSAQKGHYDMTNLLIEHGADPNHKSKNGLTALHLCAQEDFIKVASILVKNGANVESETETGYRPIHVAAHFGNLSMIRFLLKHNATIDVKTNQNYTPLHQAAQQGHAHIVSALLEGNASHKARTNDGLTALNIAQKLGYISVMEVLKGLSYDTLAPDNKNWDEKYKVIAPESLQETSFMSDSDDEGGSDALISEQPYRYLTADLMKSLRDDSLPIDVTRDDPIHRQVTKEEKQDFTQSNNYCLAENFDTDGFNLGFLVSFLVDARGGAMKGCRHSGVRIIVPPRRATMPIRVTCRLIKPNKVANPPPLMEGEALATRIIEMGPIGATFLGPVLIDIPHFASIRGKEREIIILRSDNGETWKEHDNSADNDTTLLNTPYDPQMSATHSGRITRIITTDFPQYFAIITRIKQEVHVIGAEGGILTSSVANDVQAVFPPGALTKKIKVGLQAHVIPAELTAKLLGNCVAVSPVITIEPRRRKFHKPITLTIPVPQAANKGMINQYGGETPTLRLLCSIAGGTSESQWEDVTGSTPLTFMNDTVSFTTTVSARFWLMDCRNIGAVPKMATELYEESLFVPYITNFIIYSKRMDVLEATLRVLCMTDGKEGMHTLERQEEFIEIVKSRDVEALDGKDLYIEFSGNLVPVTKSGVQLKFTFKAFRQNRLSFHVKVKDPLLDPVARMLFMREPKVAKGEPPQQPICVLNIVLPEIITKVEVQKKLKDYEDSNIISQKLDSYESKYKMEQKEKGDEPKDISPSEKKFITDTLQKERTGKIWY from the exons ATGAGCGTTGCAAATATACTTTTGCAAAGAGATAGTAAACTTGATGCACAAGGAAAg AATGATATTTCTCCTTTACATTTGGCTTGCCATTATGATCATCCAAATGTTGCAAATCTTTTGTTAGAAAAAGGAGCATCCCCTCATTTAGCTTCTCAAAATGGACATACTCCTCTACATATTGCTGCACGTAAAAATCAG atggaTATTGCTTCTACCCTCTTGGAGAACGGAGCAAACGCGAATGCTGAATCCAAAGCAGGATTTACACCATTGCATTTAAGCGCACAAAAAGGACATTATGATATGACGAATCTGTTAATCGAGCATGGAGCTGATCCAAATCATAAATCAAAG AATGGTCTCACCGCACTGCACTTGTGTGCTCAAGAAGATTTTATCAAAGTGGCTTCTATACTTGTGAAAAATGGTGCAAACGTTGAAAGCGAAACCGAAACTGGTTACCGGCCAATACATGTCGCGGCACATTTCGGGAATCTTTCGATGAttagatttcttttaaaacacAATGCAACCATCGACGTAAAAACTAATCAAAATTACACTCCGTTGCATCAAGCTGCTCAACAAGGCCATGCACATATTGTTAGTGCATTGTTAGAAGGAAATGCTTCGCATAAAGCTCGAACGAat gatgGATTGACTGCATTAAATATAGCTCAAAAATTAGGATATATATCTGTAATGGAGGTATTGAAGGGATTGTCTTATGATACCTTGGCgcctgataataaaaattgggaCGAGAAGTACAAAGTTATCGCACCTGAAAGTTTGCAAGAGACTAGTTTTATGTCTGATTCTGACGATGAAGGAG GTTCAGATGCATTGATCAGCGAGCAGCCGTATCGATACCTTACAGCAGATTTGATGAAAAGTTTAAGAGATGATTCATTGCCTATTGATGTTACCCGGGATGATCCAATACATAGACAAG ttacaaaagaagaaaaacaggaTTTCACTCAAAGCAATAATTATTGTCTAGCAGAAAACTTTGATACTGATGGATTTAATTTGgg atttttagtaAGTTTCTTGGTGGACGCACGGGGAGGTGCTATGAAAGGATGCAGACACAGCGGTGTACGTATCATTGTGCCACCGCGTAGAGCAACAATGCCGATTCGCGTTACATGTAGATTGATAAAACCTAATAAAGTTGCAAATCCTCCTCCTTTAATGGAGGGAGAGGCTTTAGCAACTCGTATCATAGAAATGGGACCAATTGGTGCTACGTTTCTAGG cCCAGTTTTAATCGATATACCACATTTCGCGTCTAttcgaggaaaggagagagagatcaTTATTCTTAGAAGTGATAATGGTGAAACGTGGAAAGAACACGATAATTCTGCTGATAATGACACCACTCTGTTAAACACTCCATatg ATCCTCAAATGAGCGCTACTCATTCTGGCAGAATTACCCGTATAATAACAACCGATTTTCCCCAATACTTTGCTATTATCACGAGAATCAAACAGGAGGTTCACGTGATTGGTGCCGAGGGTGGAATTTTAACATCGAGTGTGGCCAACGACGTCCAAGCAGTCTTTCCACCAGGAGCATTGACAAAGAAGATTAAAGTTGGATtacaa GCTCACGTCATTCCTGCAGAGCTTACAGCAAAGTTACTAGGAAATTGCGTAGCTGTTTCACCTGTAATAACGATCGAGCCGAGAAGACGAAAGTTTCATAAACCAATCACTCTTACGATACCTGTACCACAAGCAGCGAATAAAGGGATGATTAATCAATATGGTGGTGAAACACCAACATTAAGACTTTTATGTAGTATTGcag GTGGAACCAGTGAGTCACAATGGGAGGATGTTACTGGGTCGACACCATTAACTTTTATGAACGATACAGTGTCCTTTACCACAACTGTATCCGCTCGATTCTGGTTAATGGATTGCCGAAATATAGGCGCAGTTCCAAAAATGGCAACCGAATTATATGAAGAATCGTTATTTGTGCCATATATTACAAA ttttataatatattcgaaacgaaTGGATGTGCTTGAAGCAACATTAAGGGTGTTATGCATGACCGATGGAAAAGAAGGAATGCACACTTTGGAAAGGCAAGaggaatttatcgaaattgtaaaaagcCGCGATGTCGAA GCACTCGATGGGAAAGATCTTTATATCGAATTCAGTGGAAATTTAGTACCTGTGACGAAATCGGGAgtacaattgaaatttacttttaaagcTTTTCGTCAGAATCGTTTATCTTTTCACGTGAAAGTGAAAGATCCGTTGTTGGATCCGGTTGCTAGGATGCTGTTTATGCGAGAACCGAAAGTAGCGAAAGGAGAACCGCCTCAACAACCAATTTGCGTGTTGAATATTGTTCTTCCAGAAATTATAACTAAAGTTGAAGtacaaaagaaattgaaag ATTATGaagattcgaatattattagtcAAAAATTGGATTCTTATGAATCGAAATACAAGATGgaacaaaaagagaaaggCGACGAACCTAAGGATATTTCGCCTtccgaaaagaaatttattaccgACACTTTGCAAAAGGAACGAACAG GTAAAATttggtattaa
- the LOC113218745 gene encoding ankyrin-3-like isoform X1 — protein MMTEEAFPPIIRFQADDTTAFLRAARSGNLEKVIEFLDTDLDINTANSNGLNALHLASKDGHVEIVTELLKRGATVDAATKKGNTALHIASLAGQAEIVNILIQYGAAVNIQSQNGFTPLYMAAQENHDQVVKLLLSNGANQSLATEDGFTPLAVAMQQGHDKVVSVLLENDSKGKVRLPALHIAAKKDDCKAADLLLQNDHKPDVTSKSGFTPLHIAAHYGNEEIARLLIKRGADVNYLAKHNISPLHVAAKWGKNNMVKVLLENSAQIDAKTRDGLTPLHCAARSGHEQVITTLLEHSAPISARTKNGLAPLHMASQGDHVDAARVLLYHRAPVDEVTIDYLTSLHVAAHCGHVRVAKLLLDRKADPNARALNGFTPLHIACKKNRIKVVELLVKHGASIESTTESGLTPLHVASFMGCMNIVIFLLQHEANPDVPTVRGETPLHLAARANQTDIIRILLRNGAKVDARAREQQTPLHIASRLGNIDIVMLLLQHGAAVDTTTKDMYTALHIAAKEGQEEVMYKEISKIADYISTQSRLYLFWIRYREYLI, from the exons ATGATGACAGAAGAGGCATTTCCACCGATCATTAGGTTCCAG GCTGACGACACGACAGCATTTCTTCGTGCTGCGCGGTCTGGGAACCTTGAAAAAGTGATTGAATTTCTCGATACcgatttagatattaatacaGCTAATTCg AATGGTTTAAATGCTTTGCACTTAGCATCGAAAGATGGTCATGTTGAAATAGTaacagaattattgaaaagaggTGCTACAGTGGACGCAGCtacaaagaaaggaaatactGCGTTGCATATAGCTTCGTTgg ctgGCCAAGCggaaatagtaaatattcttattcagTATGGTGCTGCAGTTAATATTCAATCTCAAAATGGTTTTACACCTTTGTACATGGCCGCGCAAGAAAATCATGATCAAGTTGTTAAATTGTTGCTCAGTAACGGCGCCAATCAAAGTCTTGCTACAGAg GATGGATTTACACCTCTTGCTGTTGCAATGCAACAAGGACACGATAAAGTTGTCAGCgttcttttagaaaatgattCTAAAGGAAAAGTTAGATTACCAGCACTTCATATTGCGGCTAAAAAAGATGACTGTAAGGCTGCTGATCTATTATTAcag aATGATCATAAACCTGATGTTACATCGAAAAGTGGCTTTACACCTTTACATATCGCTGCCCATTATGGAAACGAAGAAATAGcacgtttattaataaaacgtgGAGCTGATGTGAATTATTTAGCAAAG CATAATATAAGCCCTTTACACGTAGCAGCGAAATGGGGTAAAAACAATATGGTTAaagtattattagaaaattctgCGCAAATCGATGCTAAAACCAGGGATGGTTTAACACCGCTTCATTGTGCAGCAAGATCTGGTCATGAACAAGTTATTACCACGCTTCTTGAACACTCTGCACCTATTAGTGCACGAACGAAA aatggaCTTGCACCATTGCACATGGCATCACAAGGAGATCATGTGGATGCAGCAagagtattattatatcatcgaGCGCCAGTAGATGAAGTTACGATCGATTATTTAACGTCTCTTCATGTTGCCGCACATTGTGGACATGTTAGAGTTGCGAAATTACTTCTGGACCGGAAAGCTGATCCGAATGCACGAGCTTTAAATGGCTTCACACCACTGCATATTGCTTGTAAGAagaatcgaataaaagttGTTGAACTCTTAGTAAAACATGGAGCATCGATCGAGTCTACCACCGAG tcTGGACTGACTCCATTACATGTGGCCAGTTTTATGGGATGTATGAATATCGTGATATTTCTACTGCAACACGAAGCCAATCCTGACGTGCCAACTGTTAGGGGTGAAACACCTCTACATCTGGCAGCTAGAGCTAATCAAACAgacattattcgaattttattacgaaacgGAGCCAAAGTTGATGCTCGAGCAAgg GAACAACAAACACCCCTTCATATTGCATCACGATTaggaaatattgatattgttatGTTACTTCTGCAACATGGTGCAGCAGTTGACACTACCACAAAAGATATGTACACAGCATTGCATATTGCAGCAAAAGAAGGGCAGGAGGAGGTAATGtacaaagaaatttcaaagatagCGGATTACATCAGCACGCAAagtagattatatttattttggataAGATATCGTGAATACCTTATATAG
- the LOC113218745 gene encoding ankyrin-3-like isoform X3, with amino-acid sequence MMTEEAFPPIIRFQADDTTAFLRAARSGNLEKVIEFLDTDLDINTANSNGLNALHLASKDGHVEIVTELLKRGATVDAATKKGNTALHIASLAGQAEIVNILIQYGAAVNIQSQNGFTPLYMAAQENHDQVVKLLLSNGANQSLATEDGFTPLAVAMQQGHDKVVSVLLENDSKGKVRLPALHIAAKKDDCKAADLLLQNDHKPDVTSKSGFTPLHIAAHYGNEEIARLLIKRGADVNYLAKHNISPLHVAAKWGKNNMVKVLLENSAQIDAKTRDGLTPLHCAARSGHEQVITTLLEHSAPISARTKNGLAPLHMASQGDHVDAARVLLYHRAPVDEVTIDYLTSLHVAAHCGHVRVAKLLLDRKADPNARALNGFTPLHIACKKNRIKVVELLVKHGASIESTTEEQQTPLHIASRLGNIDIVMLLLQHGAAVDTTTKDMYTALHIAAKEGQEEVMYKEISKIADYISTQSRLYLFWIRYREYLI; translated from the exons ATGATGACAGAAGAGGCATTTCCACCGATCATTAGGTTCCAG GCTGACGACACGACAGCATTTCTTCGTGCTGCGCGGTCTGGGAACCTTGAAAAAGTGATTGAATTTCTCGATACcgatttagatattaatacaGCTAATTCg AATGGTTTAAATGCTTTGCACTTAGCATCGAAAGATGGTCATGTTGAAATAGTaacagaattattgaaaagaggTGCTACAGTGGACGCAGCtacaaagaaaggaaatactGCGTTGCATATAGCTTCGTTgg ctgGCCAAGCggaaatagtaaatattcttattcagTATGGTGCTGCAGTTAATATTCAATCTCAAAATGGTTTTACACCTTTGTACATGGCCGCGCAAGAAAATCATGATCAAGTTGTTAAATTGTTGCTCAGTAACGGCGCCAATCAAAGTCTTGCTACAGAg GATGGATTTACACCTCTTGCTGTTGCAATGCAACAAGGACACGATAAAGTTGTCAGCgttcttttagaaaatgattCTAAAGGAAAAGTTAGATTACCAGCACTTCATATTGCGGCTAAAAAAGATGACTGTAAGGCTGCTGATCTATTATTAcag aATGATCATAAACCTGATGTTACATCGAAAAGTGGCTTTACACCTTTACATATCGCTGCCCATTATGGAAACGAAGAAATAGcacgtttattaataaaacgtgGAGCTGATGTGAATTATTTAGCAAAG CATAATATAAGCCCTTTACACGTAGCAGCGAAATGGGGTAAAAACAATATGGTTAaagtattattagaaaattctgCGCAAATCGATGCTAAAACCAGGGATGGTTTAACACCGCTTCATTGTGCAGCAAGATCTGGTCATGAACAAGTTATTACCACGCTTCTTGAACACTCTGCACCTATTAGTGCACGAACGAAA aatggaCTTGCACCATTGCACATGGCATCACAAGGAGATCATGTGGATGCAGCAagagtattattatatcatcgaGCGCCAGTAGATGAAGTTACGATCGATTATTTAACGTCTCTTCATGTTGCCGCACATTGTGGACATGTTAGAGTTGCGAAATTACTTCTGGACCGGAAAGCTGATCCGAATGCACGAGCTTTAAATGGCTTCACACCACTGCATATTGCTTGTAAGAagaatcgaataaaagttGTTGAACTCTTAGTAAAACATGGAGCATCGATCGAGTCTACCACCGAG GAACAACAAACACCCCTTCATATTGCATCACGATTaggaaatattgatattgttatGTTACTTCTGCAACATGGTGCAGCAGTTGACACTACCACAAAAGATATGTACACAGCATTGCATATTGCAGCAAAAGAAGGGCAGGAGGAGGTAATGtacaaagaaatttcaaagatagCGGATTACATCAGCACGCAAagtagattatatttattttggataAGATATCGTGAATACCTTATATAG
- the LOC113218745 gene encoding ankyrin-3-like isoform X2, with product MVTDSASQADDTTAFLRAARSGNLEKVIEFLDTDLDINTANSNGLNALHLASKDGHVEIVTELLKRGATVDAATKKGNTALHIASLAGQAEIVNILIQYGAAVNIQSQNGFTPLYMAAQENHDQVVKLLLSNGANQSLATEDGFTPLAVAMQQGHDKVVSVLLENDSKGKVRLPALHIAAKKDDCKAADLLLQNDHKPDVTSKSGFTPLHIAAHYGNEEIARLLIKRGADVNYLAKHNISPLHVAAKWGKNNMVKVLLENSAQIDAKTRDGLTPLHCAARSGHEQVITTLLEHSAPISARTKNGLAPLHMASQGDHVDAARVLLYHRAPVDEVTIDYLTSLHVAAHCGHVRVAKLLLDRKADPNARALNGFTPLHIACKKNRIKVVELLVKHGASIESTTESGLTPLHVASFMGCMNIVIFLLQHEANPDVPTVRGETPLHLAARANQTDIIRILLRNGAKVDARAREQQTPLHIASRLGNIDIVMLLLQHGAAVDTTTKDMYTALHIAAKEGQEEVMYKEISKIADYISTQSRLYLFWIRYREYLI from the exons ATGGTTACAGATAGTGCCAGTCAG GCTGACGACACGACAGCATTTCTTCGTGCTGCGCGGTCTGGGAACCTTGAAAAAGTGATTGAATTTCTCGATACcgatttagatattaatacaGCTAATTCg AATGGTTTAAATGCTTTGCACTTAGCATCGAAAGATGGTCATGTTGAAATAGTaacagaattattgaaaagaggTGCTACAGTGGACGCAGCtacaaagaaaggaaatactGCGTTGCATATAGCTTCGTTgg ctgGCCAAGCggaaatagtaaatattcttattcagTATGGTGCTGCAGTTAATATTCAATCTCAAAATGGTTTTACACCTTTGTACATGGCCGCGCAAGAAAATCATGATCAAGTTGTTAAATTGTTGCTCAGTAACGGCGCCAATCAAAGTCTTGCTACAGAg GATGGATTTACACCTCTTGCTGTTGCAATGCAACAAGGACACGATAAAGTTGTCAGCgttcttttagaaaatgattCTAAAGGAAAAGTTAGATTACCAGCACTTCATATTGCGGCTAAAAAAGATGACTGTAAGGCTGCTGATCTATTATTAcag aATGATCATAAACCTGATGTTACATCGAAAAGTGGCTTTACACCTTTACATATCGCTGCCCATTATGGAAACGAAGAAATAGcacgtttattaataaaacgtgGAGCTGATGTGAATTATTTAGCAAAG CATAATATAAGCCCTTTACACGTAGCAGCGAAATGGGGTAAAAACAATATGGTTAaagtattattagaaaattctgCGCAAATCGATGCTAAAACCAGGGATGGTTTAACACCGCTTCATTGTGCAGCAAGATCTGGTCATGAACAAGTTATTACCACGCTTCTTGAACACTCTGCACCTATTAGTGCACGAACGAAA aatggaCTTGCACCATTGCACATGGCATCACAAGGAGATCATGTGGATGCAGCAagagtattattatatcatcgaGCGCCAGTAGATGAAGTTACGATCGATTATTTAACGTCTCTTCATGTTGCCGCACATTGTGGACATGTTAGAGTTGCGAAATTACTTCTGGACCGGAAAGCTGATCCGAATGCACGAGCTTTAAATGGCTTCACACCACTGCATATTGCTTGTAAGAagaatcgaataaaagttGTTGAACTCTTAGTAAAACATGGAGCATCGATCGAGTCTACCACCGAG tcTGGACTGACTCCATTACATGTGGCCAGTTTTATGGGATGTATGAATATCGTGATATTTCTACTGCAACACGAAGCCAATCCTGACGTGCCAACTGTTAGGGGTGAAACACCTCTACATCTGGCAGCTAGAGCTAATCAAACAgacattattcgaattttattacgaaacgGAGCCAAAGTTGATGCTCGAGCAAgg GAACAACAAACACCCCTTCATATTGCATCACGATTaggaaatattgatattgttatGTTACTTCTGCAACATGGTGCAGCAGTTGACACTACCACAAAAGATATGTACACAGCATTGCATATTGCAGCAAAAGAAGGGCAGGAGGAGGTAATGtacaaagaaatttcaaagatagCGGATTACATCAGCACGCAAagtagattatatttattttggataAGATATCGTGAATACCTTATATAG
- the LOC113218746 gene encoding jmjC domain-containing protein 5-like isoform X1: MCNYTIIAKLIPWNLFDENMQNFLPIEMKKHLTTININLKLSIENKITSMKWTKDSLILIEACLDKTWEALNSGHWQSVPVEYRYCYTLCTILKTVLLEFQYYNNIEEFSKNIILLKDIIQQIDKGILLGAPLPNIPDLLPKIARELNNYITKSTEILDLKKLNIDSKNSYDFILPGFIEVTQYIEPSMELFYKEIFMPKIPAILKDCIKHWKALKQWKDLKYLINMAGNRLVPIEIGSRYTDENWSQQLLNFSEFLQKYILTKNDQVGYLAQHQLFEQIPELKDDFTIPEYCNFTDNDDVKYPDINVWFGPSGTVSPLHFDPKNNFLCQVFGYKRIILYHPNDSSNLYPYDTRLLNNTAQVDPLNPNYEKWPNFIKARGLMTYLKPGEMLYIPPKWWHHVTSLTSSFSVSFWWS, from the exons atgtgtaattatacaattattgcaaaattaattcctTGGAATTTGTTTGACGAAAATATGCAGAATTTTTTAcctattgaaatgaaaaaacatttgacaacaataaacattaatttaaaactctccattgaaaataagat aacATCAATGAAATGGACAAaagattcattaatattaattgaagctTGTTTGGATAAGACATGGGAAGCATTAAATTCTGGCCATTGGCAATCTGTTCCTGTTGAATATCGATATTGTTATACTTTATGTACTATCTTAAaa ACAGTACTATTAgagtttcaatattataataatatcgaagaattttcaaaaaatataattttattgaaggaTATTATTCAGCAAATTGATAAAGGTATTTTATTAGGAGCACCACTTCCAAATATACCTGATTTATTACCAAAAATTGcaagagaattaaataattatatca caaAATCAACAGAAAtattggatttaaaaaaattaaatattgattccaaaaattcatatgattttattttacctgGATTTATTGAAGTTACTCAATATATTGAACCCTCAATGGAACtattttacaaagaaatatttatgccTAAAATACCTGCAATATTAaaag atTGTATTAAACATTGGAAAGCTTTAAAACAATGGAAggatttaaagtatttaattaatatggcTGGAAATCGATTGGTACCTATTGAAATTGGTTCACGTTATACTGATGAAAATTGGTCACAACaacttcttaatttttcagaatttttacaaaaatatatattaacaaaaaatgatCAAGTTGGTTATTTAGCTCAGCATCAATTATTTGAACAg attCCTGAATTGAAAGATGATTTTACAATTCctgaatattgtaattttacagATAATGATGATGTAAAATATCCAGATATAAATGTTTGGTTTGGACCTAGTGGAACTGTTTCACCTTTACATTTTGAtcccaaaaataattttttatgtcaa GTATTtggatataaaagaattattttatatcatccaAATGATTCATCGAATTTATATCCATATGATACAAGATTACTGAACAATACTGCACAAGTTGATCCTTTAAAtccaaattatgaaaaatggcctaattttattaaagcaaGAGGTTTAATGACTTATTTAAAACCTGGAGAAATGCTTTACATTCCTCCAAAATGGTGGCATCATGTAACTTCTTTGACTTCAAGTTTTTCAGTTAGTTTTTGGTggagttaa
- the LOC113218746 gene encoding jmjC domain-containing protein 5-like isoform X2 has protein sequence MKWTKDSLILIEACLDKTWEALNSGHWQSVPVEYRYCYTLCTILKTVLLEFQYYNNIEEFSKNIILLKDIIQQIDKGILLGAPLPNIPDLLPKIARELNNYITKSTEILDLKKLNIDSKNSYDFILPGFIEVTQYIEPSMELFYKEIFMPKIPAILKDCIKHWKALKQWKDLKYLINMAGNRLVPIEIGSRYTDENWSQQLLNFSEFLQKYILTKNDQVGYLAQHQLFEQIPELKDDFTIPEYCNFTDNDDVKYPDINVWFGPSGTVSPLHFDPKNNFLCQVFGYKRIILYHPNDSSNLYPYDTRLLNNTAQVDPLNPNYEKWPNFIKARGLMTYLKPGEMLYIPPKWWHHVTSLTSSFSVSFWWS, from the exons ATGAAATGGACAAaagattcattaatattaattgaagctTGTTTGGATAAGACATGGGAAGCATTAAATTCTGGCCATTGGCAATCTGTTCCTGTTGAATATCGATATTGTTATACTTTATGTACTATCTTAAaa ACAGTACTATTAgagtttcaatattataataatatcgaagaattttcaaaaaatataattttattgaaggaTATTATTCAGCAAATTGATAAAGGTATTTTATTAGGAGCACCACTTCCAAATATACCTGATTTATTACCAAAAATTGcaagagaattaaataattatatca caaAATCAACAGAAAtattggatttaaaaaaattaaatattgattccaaaaattcatatgattttattttacctgGATTTATTGAAGTTACTCAATATATTGAACCCTCAATGGAACtattttacaaagaaatatttatgccTAAAATACCTGCAATATTAaaag atTGTATTAAACATTGGAAAGCTTTAAAACAATGGAAggatttaaagtatttaattaatatggcTGGAAATCGATTGGTACCTATTGAAATTGGTTCACGTTATACTGATGAAAATTGGTCACAACaacttcttaatttttcagaatttttacaaaaatatatattaacaaaaaatgatCAAGTTGGTTATTTAGCTCAGCATCAATTATTTGAACAg attCCTGAATTGAAAGATGATTTTACAATTCctgaatattgtaattttacagATAATGATGATGTAAAATATCCAGATATAAATGTTTGGTTTGGACCTAGTGGAACTGTTTCACCTTTACATTTTGAtcccaaaaataattttttatgtcaa GTATTtggatataaaagaattattttatatcatccaAATGATTCATCGAATTTATATCCATATGATACAAGATTACTGAACAATACTGCACAAGTTGATCCTTTAAAtccaaattatgaaaaatggcctaattttattaaagcaaGAGGTTTAATGACTTATTTAAAACCTGGAGAAATGCTTTACATTCCTCCAAAATGGTGGCATCATGTAACTTCTTTGACTTCAAGTTTTTCAGTTAGTTTTTGGTggagttaa